The following nucleotide sequence is from Deinococcus proteolyticus MRP.
CAGCTGGGGCCGGTGCGGCTGCTGAACCTGGTCCACTCGCATGTGGAAGAGGACCGGGGCGCCTGGCGGCTGGACCGCAAGCTGGCCGGCGGCGGCCCGCTGCCCGATATCGGGCTGTACTGCCTGAATACGGCGCGCTTCGTGCTGGGTCGGGAACCGCAGTGGGTGGAGGCGGCCCTCGACCAGCCGCAGGACGACCCCCGCTTCCGCGAGGTGGAGCGCAGCGTCAGCTTTCGCCTGGGCTTTGCGGGCGGCGTGCTGGCCGACTGTCAGGCCAGCTACGCGGCGCTCGACGTGAACGCCCTGCGTGTGCTGGGCGAGCAGGGGCGCGCAGCGATGGACCCGGCTTTCCAGTACAGCGACCTCTGCCTGACCGTGACCACCGCAGAGGGCCGTCAGCAACCGGACTTCCCCGCATACGATCAGTTCTCGCTGGAAATGGACCACTTCGCCGCCTGCATCCGCAGTGGGGCGCAGCCCTGGACCCCCGGTGAGGAGGGCCTGCAGGACCAGCGCCTGATGGCGGCCATCTACGAGGCGGCCCGCACGGGGAAACGGGTCACGCTGGACGCGCCGGAAGGCCGCGACGTGTTCCGGGGCACACCGCCCCAGGTGCCGGGCCGCTAGGACGCGGAATAACCCTCTTCGCTCAGCCGAAGGAGCGGTACATCCGCACGATGTTGTTCACGTAGTTGCGGGTCTCCGTAATTTCAGGCACGCAGCCGCAGGCGGCCACCCGGCCGGGGCCGGCGTTGTAGGCGGCCAGCGCCAGCTCGATGCGCCCGAAGCGCTGGTACTGCTGGCGCAGGTAGCGGGCCGTGCCCCACAGGTTCTGCTGGGCGTTGTAGGGGTTGACCCCCAGGCCGCGGGCGGTGGCAGGCATCAGCTGA
It contains:
- a CDS encoding Gfo/Idh/MocA family protein, with product MTASSQPQPGRVGYAIVGVGQLTKDELIPAVRESEHAYLAALVTGAEDKPEVSGISPLRPEDIYAYEDFGKLADRDDVQAVYIVLPNALHREYVEQAARMGKHVLCEKPLASTPEDAEAMVQACRDAGVLLMTAYRCQYTPEHWAVRDAVQSGQLGPVRLLNLVHSHVEEDRGAWRLDRKLAGGGPLPDIGLYCLNTARFVLGREPQWVEAALDQPQDDPRFREVERSVSFRLGFAGGVLADCQASYAALDVNALRVLGEQGRAAMDPAFQYSDLCLTVTTAEGRQQPDFPAYDQFSLEMDHFAACIRSGAQPWTPGEEGLQDQRLMAAIYEAARTGKRVTLDAPEGRDVFRGTPPQVPGR